Proteins encoded by one window of Halobaculum halobium:
- a CDS encoding ribosome assembly factor SBDS, which produces MISLDEAVTARLESHGTRFEVLIDPDAALAIKRGEFDGELEDVIAAEDVFENASRGDRPPEEDVEEVFGTTDAMEIIPEVVKRGEIQITAEQRKEMLEQKHKQLVNRITRNAVNPQMDDAPHPPERIERALEEAGFTVEPMEPVENQIDDALEALRPVIPIRFDEVTIAVQLPADYAGSGQAKVREFGDLEREEWQSDGSWVGVVTFPAGLQNDFYDLVNEVSSGEADTRVVKEEDEISRR; this is translated from the coding sequence ATGATCTCACTCGACGAGGCCGTCACCGCCCGATTGGAGTCACACGGCACGCGCTTCGAGGTCCTGATCGACCCGGACGCGGCGCTGGCGATCAAGCGCGGCGAGTTCGACGGCGAGTTGGAGGACGTGATCGCCGCAGAGGACGTCTTCGAGAACGCCTCCCGCGGCGACCGACCGCCCGAGGAGGACGTCGAGGAGGTGTTCGGCACGACCGACGCGATGGAGATCATTCCGGAGGTCGTCAAGCGCGGGGAGATCCAGATCACCGCCGAGCAGCGCAAGGAGATGCTCGAACAGAAGCACAAGCAACTGGTCAACCGGATCACGCGCAACGCGGTGAACCCGCAGATGGACGACGCGCCGCACCCGCCCGAGCGGATCGAGCGCGCGCTGGAGGAGGCGGGGTTCACCGTCGAGCCGATGGAGCCCGTCGAGAACCAGATCGACGACGCGCTGGAGGCGCTCCGACCGGTCATCCCGATCCGCTTCGACGAGGTGACGATCGCGGTGCAGTTGCCAGCCGACTACGCCGGTTCCGGACAGGCGAAGGTTCGCGAGTTCGGCGACCTCGAACGCGAGGAGTGGCAAAGCGACGGCTCGTGGGTGGGCGTCGTCACCTTCCCAGCGGGGCTGCAGAACGACTTCTACGACCTCGTGAACGAGGTGTCCAGCGGCGAGGCCGACACGCGCGTCGTGAAGGAAGAAGACGAGATCAGTCGCCGGTAA
- a CDS encoding class I adenylate-forming enzyme family protein, translating into MRDWLSHRVAATPDAEALVLASSGERLTYADLDARVEALASRLAGLGIAPGDHLAVVLDNRPGYVALVHAAMRLGVRLVPCSDRLTAAELAPKLAAADATALVCGADTETLAVQAALGDAADARETVGETDGAVEGAPAEGAAEDDAPAGWQSVDEFEPARIDGENAGDADGASGSPVPVVSLDDPDDDRVVGIDAAPDGDVPAVHWGRGDTLVMLFTSGSTGTPKLVQLSMGNVLASATASAFRLGVLPDDRSLATLSLHHTGGIMPLYRAALYGTSVVLRESFDAGGAVDDIRRYDVTGVSLVPTMLSRMLDARGTLPDSLRTVLLGGAPAPDSLIERCRNFSVPVHPTWGMTEAASQIATARPREAFDRLGTVGRPLLWTDVTVRDGDGSVLPAGETGELVVAGPSVTAGYYGDDGATESALTDDGALRTGDVGYRDEDGYVYVLNRLDDRIISGGENVDPGEVAAAIREHPAVGDATVAGIPDREWGERVTALVVPADSPSTDAEPLTAAAIESHCRDRLAGFKIPRTIAFTDELPRTVTGTVERPAVRERLERARDEETAAETDDTRSEDDAAGDTTGDASAEGDDGIDDDEHEGDTDADGGDEDPRDASHPSAEE; encoded by the coding sequence ATGCGCGACTGGCTGTCCCACCGGGTCGCCGCCACGCCGGATGCGGAGGCGCTCGTGCTGGCGAGTTCGGGGGAGAGGCTGACGTACGCAGACCTCGACGCCCGCGTCGAGGCGCTCGCGTCCCGGCTGGCCGGACTGGGCATCGCTCCCGGCGACCACCTCGCGGTCGTCCTCGACAACCGCCCGGGGTACGTCGCGCTCGTCCACGCGGCGATGCGCCTCGGCGTCCGGTTGGTCCCCTGTTCGGACCGACTCACCGCCGCGGAACTCGCGCCCAAGCTCGCCGCCGCCGACGCGACGGCGCTGGTGTGCGGCGCCGACACGGAGACCCTGGCTGTTCAGGCCGCCCTCGGCGACGCCGCAGACGCGCGGGAGACTGTCGGGGAAACCGACGGCGCAGTCGAGGGAGCACCCGCCGAGGGAGCGGCCGAGGACGACGCACCAGCGGGGTGGCAGTCCGTCGACGAGTTCGAGCCCGCCCGGATCGACGGGGAGAACGCGGGCGACGCGGATGGGGCGAGCGGTTCCCCGGTCCCGGTCGTGTCGCTCGACGACCCCGACGACGACCGCGTGGTCGGCATCGACGCCGCGCCCGACGGGGACGTTCCGGCCGTCCACTGGGGCCGCGGCGACACGCTCGTCATGCTGTTCACGTCGGGCTCGACCGGGACCCCGAAGCTCGTACAGCTGTCGATGGGAAACGTGCTGGCGTCGGCGACCGCCTCGGCGTTCCGGCTGGGAGTCCTCCCGGACGACCGGTCTCTCGCGACGCTGTCGCTGCACCACACCGGCGGGATCATGCCGTTGTACCGGGCGGCGCTGTACGGAACGAGCGTCGTTCTCCGGGAGTCGTTCGATGCGGGCGGCGCCGTCGACGACATCAGACGCTACGACGTGACGGGCGTGTCGCTCGTCCCGACGATGCTCTCGCGGATGCTCGACGCCCGTGGGACGCTTCCGGACTCGCTGCGGACGGTGCTGCTGGGCGGCGCGCCCGCGCCCGACTCGCTGATCGAGCGCTGTCGGAACTTCTCCGTGCCGGTCCACCCCACGTGGGGAATGACGGAGGCCGCCTCCCAGATCGCGACCGCGCGACCGAGGGAGGCGTTCGACCGACTCGGGACCGTTGGACGCCCGCTGCTGTGGACCGACGTGACCGTCCGCGACGGGGACGGGTCGGTACTTCCTGCGGGCGAGACGGGAGAGCTCGTGGTCGCCGGGCCGTCAGTCACCGCCGGGTACTACGGCGACGACGGCGCGACCGAATCCGCGTTGACCGACGACGGCGCGCTCCGGACGGGCGACGTAGGCTACCGCGACGAGGACGGCTACGTGTACGTGCTCAATCGCCTCGACGACCGGATCATCTCCGGGGGCGAGAACGTCGACCCCGGCGAGGTCGCGGCGGCGATCCGTGAGCACCCCGCCGTCGGCGACGCGACGGTCGCCGGCATCCCGGACCGGGAGTGGGGCGAACGCGTCACCGCGCTCGTCGTCCCCGCCGACTCGCCGTCGACGGACGCGGAGCCGCTCACGGCCGCGGCGATCGAGTCCCACTGCCGCGACCGGCTCGCGGGGTTCAAGATCCCGCGCACGATCGCCTTCACCGACGAGCTCCCCCGAACCGTCACGGGGACCGTCGAGCGGCCGGCGGTGCGCGAGCGACTCGAACGCGCTCGCGATGAAGAGACAGCGGCTGAGACCGACGATACCCGCTCGGAGGACGACGCCGCGGGCGACACCACTGGCGACGCCAGCGCCGAGGGCGACGACGGGATCGATGACGACGAGCACGAGGGTGACACCGACGCCGACGGCGGCGACGAGGACCCGCGCGACGCCTCACACCCGAGCGCGGAGGAGTAG
- the hflX gene encoding GTPase HflX, protein MSELATAAGYEVVASLTQTRDQDPAYHFGEGKAGELARLVAREDADAVIIDNEVGPYQTFNIGAKLPEGVEVVDRFTLILDIFGQRAQTRKAQLQVELAELRYELPRAEVKASLAKRDERPGFMGLGEYDESRERDIKAQISRIKDELDAIAETEEKRRERRRESGFDLVALAGYTNAGKSTLLRRLADDLDVEENAQKHPDIDATAESENRLFTTLGTTTRRANTGKRDVLLTDTVGFISDLPHWLVESFKSTLESVYHADLVLLVVDASESVEEMREKLVTSHDTLYERNEAPIVTVFNKVDRLGDDELRRKREALSALAPNPVCVSGLTGDRIDVLRERVEADLPDWKRERLLLPLSDDAMSLVSWIHDNGHVEREEYDATQVDMEFEAPPSIVEQARSRAADLDREAPAESVESP, encoded by the coding sequence ATCTCGGAGCTCGCGACCGCCGCGGGATACGAGGTTGTCGCGTCGCTCACGCAGACGCGAGACCAGGACCCGGCGTACCACTTCGGCGAGGGCAAGGCCGGCGAGCTCGCGCGACTCGTCGCCCGCGAGGACGCCGACGCCGTGATTATCGACAACGAGGTCGGCCCGTACCAGACGTTCAACATCGGGGCGAAGCTCCCCGAGGGCGTCGAGGTCGTCGATCGGTTCACGCTCATCCTCGACATCTTCGGGCAGCGGGCGCAGACGCGCAAGGCCCAACTGCAGGTGGAACTTGCGGAGCTGCGCTACGAACTCCCCCGAGCAGAGGTGAAGGCGAGTCTCGCGAAGCGCGACGAGCGACCCGGGTTCATGGGGCTCGGCGAGTACGACGAGTCGCGCGAGCGCGACATCAAAGCGCAGATCAGCCGCATCAAAGACGAACTCGACGCGATCGCAGAGACCGAGGAGAAGCGGCGCGAGCGGCGGCGCGAGTCCGGCTTCGACCTTGTCGCGCTGGCGGGGTACACGAACGCCGGCAAGTCGACGCTGCTGCGACGGCTGGCGGACGATCTCGACGTCGAGGAGAACGCACAGAAGCACCCCGACATCGACGCGACCGCCGAGTCCGAAAACCGGCTATTCACGACGCTCGGCACGACCACCCGCCGCGCCAACACGGGCAAGCGCGACGTGCTGCTCACGGACACTGTCGGGTTCATCTCCGACCTGCCGCACTGGCTGGTGGAGTCGTTCAAGTCGACCCTGGAGTCGGTGTATCACGCGGACCTCGTACTTCTCGTTGTCGACGCCAGCGAGTCCGTCGAGGAGATGCGCGAGAAGCTCGTCACCTCCCACGACACGCTCTATGAGCGCAACGAGGCGCCCATCGTCACCGTGTTCAACAAGGTCGACCGGCTCGGCGACGACGAACTCCGGCGCAAGCGCGAAGCGCTGTCCGCACTCGCGCCCAACCCGGTGTGCGTCTCCGGACTGACCGGCGATCGAATCGACGTGCTCCGCGAGCGCGTCGAGGCCGACCTCCCCGACTGGAAGCGCGAACGGTTGCTGTTGCCGCTGTCGGACGACGCGATGAGTCTGGTCTCGTGGATTCACGACAACGGACACGTCGAGCGCGAGGAGTACGACGCCACGCAGGTCGACATGGAGTTCGAGGCGCCGCCGTCGATCGTCGAACAGGCGCGCTCCCGGGCGGCCGACCTCGATCGTGAGGCGCCCGCCGAATCGGTCGAGTCGCCGTAG
- the moaC gene encoding cyclic pyranopterin monophosphate synthase MoaC: MSDDEAHRDRDTDPDDDLTHTDDAGDVQMVNVGEKPDSSRRAVARGTISLTESTIEAVRGNEVKKGDVLATARIGAVQAVKHTWETIPMCHQIPITNVDTDFEVGEARIDLEVAVETTGKTGCEMEALEGVTTGLNVVWDMVKAAEKDVTGGYPDTRITDVEVVTKEKTVLE; this comes from the coding sequence ATGAGCGACGACGAGGCCCATCGCGACCGCGACACCGACCCGGACGACGACCTGACCCACACCGACGACGCGGGCGACGTGCAGATGGTGAACGTCGGCGAGAAGCCCGACTCCTCGCGACGTGCGGTCGCCCGGGGCACCATCTCCCTCACCGAGTCGACGATCGAGGCCGTCCGCGGCAACGAGGTGAAGAAGGGCGACGTGCTCGCGACCGCCCGGATCGGCGCGGTGCAGGCGGTGAAACACACCTGGGAGACGATCCCGATGTGCCACCAGATCCCGATCACGAACGTCGACACCGACTTCGAGGTGGGCGAGGCCCGCATCGACCTCGAAGTCGCCGTCGAGACGACCGGGAAGACCGGCTGTGAGATGGAGGCGCTTGAGGGGGTCACGACCGGTCTGAACGTCGTCTGGGACATGGTGAAGGCCGCAGAGAAGGACGTGACCGGCGGCTATCCGGACACGCGGATCACGGACGTGGAGGTCGTGACGAAAGAGAAGACGGTGTTGGAGTAA
- a CDS encoding acyl-CoA dehydrogenase family protein → MNTDLGLLDESLVPEHARDVKREAREFAQEHIAPVAQEHFEADDYPWEVLEAGQEAGLVGQDIPEEYGGRGLDIYQLLAIAEEFYRADAGIGLTLMLASFGNELVYDYGSDEQCEEYVRPVAEGEQISGLAVSEPQTGSDLAGMTTKAEKVDGGYEITGEKYWVGNAVEGDWLTVYAKTGDSDDRYGNYSLFIVETDSEGYEAEHIPEKMGMRGSKQGHIVMEDCFVPEENLVGAEGGGFYMLADFFNHGRVVVGGHGIGLAAAAIEEAWEFVHDREAFDRNISEFQSVQHDLADMRTEFEAARSLNWRAAEKLANHENAGLWAAMAKLKSTETAVDCAETGMQLHGGRSILTERRIARVYRDVRIPVIYEGASEVQRNLIYRQSQ, encoded by the coding sequence ATGAACACGGACCTCGGTCTGCTCGACGAATCGCTCGTTCCGGAGCACGCGCGCGACGTGAAGCGGGAAGCTCGCGAGTTCGCCCAAGAGCACATCGCCCCGGTCGCCCAGGAGCACTTCGAGGCCGACGACTACCCCTGGGAGGTGCTGGAGGCGGGCCAGGAGGCCGGACTCGTCGGCCAGGACATCCCCGAGGAGTACGGCGGCCGCGGACTCGACATCTACCAGCTGCTCGCGATCGCCGAGGAGTTCTACCGCGCGGACGCCGGCATCGGCCTGACGCTGATGCTGGCCTCCTTCGGTAACGAGCTCGTCTACGACTACGGCAGCGACGAGCAGTGCGAGGAGTACGTCCGCCCGGTCGCCGAGGGCGAGCAGATCTCCGGGCTCGCCGTCTCCGAGCCCCAGACCGGCTCGGACCTCGCGGGCATGACGACGAAAGCCGAGAAGGTCGACGGCGGCTACGAGATCACCGGCGAGAAGTACTGGGTCGGCAACGCCGTCGAGGGCGACTGGCTCACCGTCTACGCGAAGACCGGCGACTCGGACGACCGCTACGGCAACTACTCGCTGTTCATCGTCGAGACCGACTCGGAGGGATACGAGGCCGAGCACATCCCCGAGAAGATGGGCATGCGCGGCTCCAAGCAGGGCCACATCGTCATGGAGGACTGCTTCGTCCCCGAGGAGAACCTCGTCGGCGCCGAGGGCGGCGGCTTCTACATGCTCGCGGACTTCTTCAACCACGGTCGGGTCGTCGTCGGCGGCCACGGCATCGGCCTGGCTGCGGCGGCCATCGAGGAGGCCTGGGAGTTCGTTCACGACCGAGAGGCGTTCGACCGCAACATCTCGGAGTTCCAGTCCGTCCAGCACGACCTCGCGGACATGCGCACCGAATTCGAGGCCGCGCGGTCGCTCAACTGGCGCGCCGCCGAGAAGCTGGCGAACCACGAGAACGCCGGGCTGTGGGCCGCGATGGCGAAGCTCAAGTCGACGGAAACAGCGGTCGACTGCGCCGAGACCGGGATGCAACTCCACGGCGGGCGTTCGATCCTGACGGAGCGCCGCATCGCGCGGGTGTACCGCGACGTGCGCATCCCGGTGATCTACGAGGGCGCCAGCGAGGTGCAGCGCAACCTCATCTACCGACAGTCGCAGTAA
- a CDS encoding FUN14 domain-containing protein, giving the protein MPGPELLAQIDIDPRQLGFELGTGAVIGGIIGFAAKKVAKLIAVIVGLELALFKFLESRGVLTVNWEKLGGSFESLGTAATAETPPSWVETILSTLSVSAGFTGGFFVGFKRG; this is encoded by the coding sequence ATGCCAGGACCGGAACTGCTCGCACAGATAGACATCGACCCCCGGCAGTTGGGATTTGAACTCGGGACGGGAGCTGTCATCGGCGGGATCATCGGATTCGCGGCGAAGAAGGTCGCGAAGCTGATCGCGGTGATCGTCGGGCTGGAGCTCGCGCTGTTCAAATTCCTCGAATCGCGGGGCGTCTTAACCGTGAACTGGGAGAAGCTCGGCGGGTCGTTCGAATCGCTCGGAACGGCCGCGACCGCCGAGACGCCACCGTCGTGGGTCGAGACGATTCTCTCGACCCTCTCGGTGTCGGCCGGGTTCACCGGCGGCTTCTTCGTCGGATTCAAGCGGGGATAA
- a CDS encoding thermonuclease family protein, which translates to MRRRNFLGVVGAGAGALAVGSTGARAETTDSDQVDELLFDSTASLLGADGTPAAPDADFVAVRAEPTAVNVDEDGASDAVAYPEDQPIPLVGVDDGVVAFGAPIVQNGTDFLYGNEEVVLNALDRVAGSGTVAFDETHGQFYDADAHTAFIQYAELNGYTFEATGTDGDLASALSEADAAVVTSPSEGFTAAERDALAAFVANGGGLLLFDQSDFGDFDATDNLNEIAGALDLAFRFNDDQVIDEANNAGIGFLPTTTRFDGDFSGLFADRAGLGFEVDTSRTYTAEIVAVTDGDTVDVRIPREGAPDYFDTVRLLGIDTPETTADPELPAEWEGIDSLEYLLSKGGASAAWAREELSGATVDLSFDPAEGARGDFGRLLCYLRYDADGDGGREDFYNRRAVAGGYARVYDSGSTNHDAFIEVERKARKRGLGVWEESDPGASAPTRPARVERVLFPRAAPVKAGEGAEVVARAGESASLPGTPLAAVDKDASVAVIGAQTISEDYDGPDAPVDDPDTYDAYQFTAGVVDELTARAGEVLIDGGHGQFAAGESVSAEDAAYFQRYLEGLDTGFTQYNDVASMRKLTRGRAIVVSAPTEDYAEAELAALRRYARGGGAVVVLAGRAADRGRVNGLLDALDADLAIGAGAVTDASANAGRPDLLVTADVDVEPPVLGSERGRGGEDDGENSLAGVLFD; encoded by the coding sequence GTGCGACGACGCAACTTCCTCGGTGTGGTCGGCGCGGGCGCGGGGGCGCTCGCGGTCGGCTCGACCGGTGCGCGTGCGGAGACGACGGACAGCGACCAGGTGGACGAACTGCTCTTCGACTCGACGGCGAGCCTGCTTGGCGCCGACGGAACGCCCGCGGCGCCGGACGCGGACTTCGTCGCGGTGCGCGCGGAGCCGACCGCCGTGAACGTGGACGAGGACGGCGCCAGTGACGCGGTCGCGTACCCGGAGGATCAGCCGATCCCGCTGGTCGGCGTCGACGACGGGGTGGTCGCCTTCGGCGCGCCGATCGTCCAGAACGGCACGGACTTCCTCTACGGCAACGAGGAGGTCGTTTTGAACGCGCTCGATCGCGTCGCCGGGTCGGGGACGGTCGCGTTCGACGAGACGCACGGGCAGTTCTACGACGCCGACGCCCACACCGCGTTCATCCAGTACGCCGAGTTGAACGGCTACACGTTCGAGGCGACGGGCACCGACGGCGACCTCGCCTCGGCGTTGTCGGAGGCGGACGCGGCGGTCGTCACCTCGCCCAGCGAGGGATTCACCGCGGCCGAACGCGACGCGCTCGCCGCGTTCGTCGCCAACGGCGGCGGCCTGTTGCTGTTCGACCAGTCGGACTTCGGGGACTTCGACGCGACCGACAACCTCAACGAGATCGCGGGGGCGCTCGATCTCGCGTTCCGCTTCAACGACGACCAGGTGATCGACGAGGCGAACAACGCGGGCATCGGCTTCCTCCCGACGACGACGCGGTTCGACGGCGACTTCTCGGGGCTGTTCGCCGACCGAGCGGGACTCGGGTTCGAGGTTGACACCTCCCGAACGTACACCGCGGAGATCGTAGCGGTGACCGACGGCGACACCGTCGACGTGCGCATCCCCCGTGAGGGCGCGCCGGACTACTTCGACACGGTTCGCCTGCTCGGTATCGACACCCCGGAGACGACCGCCGACCCGGAACTCCCGGCAGAGTGGGAGGGGATCGACTCGCTGGAGTACCTCCTCTCGAAGGGCGGGGCGTCGGCGGCGTGGGCGCGCGAGGAGCTCTCGGGCGCGACGGTCGACCTCTCGTTCGACCCCGCCGAGGGCGCCCGCGGCGACTTCGGCCGCCTGCTGTGTTACCTCCGCTACGACGCCGACGGCGACGGCGGGCGCGAGGACTTCTACAACCGGCGTGCCGTCGCCGGCGGCTACGCCCGCGTGTACGACTCCGGGTCGACGAACCACGACGCGTTCATCGAAGTCGAGCGGAAGGCCCGCAAGCGCGGGCTCGGCGTGTGGGAGGAGAGCGATCCCGGCGCGTCCGCCCCGACACGCCCCGCCCGGGTCGAGCGCGTCCTGTTCCCGCGGGCGGCACCGGTCAAGGCCGGCGAGGGGGCCGAGGTCGTCGCTCGCGCGGGCGAGTCCGCCTCACTGCCCGGGACGCCGCTGGCGGCCGTCGACAAGGATGCGAGCGTCGCGGTCATCGGGGCCCAGACGATCAGCGAGGACTACGACGGCCCAGACGCGCCGGTCGACGATCCCGACACGTACGACGCCTACCAGTTCACCGCCGGCGTCGTGGACGAACTCACCGCGCGCGCCGGCGAGGTGCTGATCGACGGCGGGCACGGCCAGTTCGCCGCCGGTGAGTCGGTGAGCGCCGAGGACGCCGCCTACTTTCAGCGGTATCTGGAGGGGCTCGATACCGGCTTCACGCAGTACAACGACGTGGCGTCGATGCGGAAGCTGACCCGCGGCCGCGCGATCGTCGTCTCCGCGCCGACCGAGGACTACGCCGAGGCGGAACTGGCAGCGCTGCGCCGGTACGCCCGCGGCGGCGGCGCCGTCGTCGTCCTCGCCGGCCGCGCGGCCGACCGTGGCCGGGTGAACGGGCTGCTCGACGCACTCGACGCCGATCTCGCGATCGGCGCCGGCGCCGTCACCGACGCGAGCGCCAACGCGGGGCGACCAGATCTTCTCGTTACGGCCGACGTGGACGTCGAGCCGCCGGTCCTCGGTAGCGAGCGCGGTCGGGGCGGCGAGGACGACGGGGAGAACTCGCTGGCGGGCGTGCTGTTCGACTGA
- a CDS encoding inositol monophosphatase family protein encodes MTDQPSAAVGIDDRLETAVAAAERGGSVALDAFRSAHDVETKADGPMDAVTAVDRTVQRRVIEYITERHPEDAVVGEEDDALKSVPETGVAWVVDPIDGTVNYAKGNRVWMTSVAVCRDGEPVAAANDAPATGDQYVAGATTARRNDEPISVSDTADPAALLVNPVFGVSPRHRRGLAAVVETALDAFGDVRRFGCAQAALSGVATGELDAVVSTVELNAWDTAAGVHLIRRAGGRATDVYGDRWRPGSIGLIASNGEAHDALVDAFDPVG; translated from the coding sequence ATGACCGACCAGCCGTCAGCGGCAGTGGGAATCGACGACAGGCTCGAAACCGCCGTCGCCGCGGCCGAGCGCGGCGGGAGCGTCGCGCTCGACGCGTTCCGATCGGCGCACGACGTGGAAACGAAAGCCGACGGTCCGATGGACGCCGTCACCGCCGTCGACCGCACCGTCCAGAGGCGGGTCATCGAGTACATCACCGAGCGGCACCCTGAGGACGCGGTCGTCGGCGAGGAAGACGACGCGCTGAAATCGGTTCCGGAGACGGGGGTCGCGTGGGTCGTCGACCCGATCGACGGCACCGTCAACTACGCGAAGGGCAACCGCGTCTGGATGACGAGCGTCGCCGTCTGTCGGGACGGCGAGCCCGTCGCCGCGGCGAACGACGCGCCCGCGACGGGCGATCAGTACGTCGCGGGGGCGACTACCGCGCGCCGGAACGACGAACCGATCTCGGTGAGCGACACCGCCGACCCGGCCGCGCTGCTGGTGAACCCCGTGTTCGGAGTCTCACCGCGGCACCGCCGCGGGCTGGCCGCCGTCGTCGAGACGGCCCTCGACGCGTTCGGCGACGTGCGGCGCTTCGGCTGCGCGCAGGCGGCGCTGTCCGGCGTCGCGACCGGCGAACTCGACGCGGTCGTCTCGACGGTCGAACTCAACGCCTGGGACACCGCCGCCGGCGTTCACCTGATACGGAGAGCGGGCGGGCGCGCGACCGACGTGTACGGCGACCGCTGGCGTCCCGGATCGATCGGACTGATCGCGTCCAACGGCGAGGCGCACGACGCGCTCGTCGACGCATTCGACCCTGTCGGGTGA
- the mce gene encoding methylmalonyl-CoA epimerase, with translation MHFDHAGIATADAAELAALFSDLLGCTIVHEEEFDGMAVVFLDLGGSYLELLEPLGDEGTIAGYLDRNGPGIHHLAFATDDVGSALDRADDHGIEVIDEEPRPGAWGHEVAFLHPRDTGGVLVEFVEH, from the coding sequence GCGACCGCCGACGCCGCTGAACTGGCCGCGCTGTTTTCGGATCTGCTCGGCTGTACGATCGTCCACGAGGAGGAGTTCGACGGGATGGCCGTCGTCTTCCTCGATCTGGGCGGCTCGTACCTCGAACTGCTGGAACCCCTCGGCGACGAGGGGACCATCGCCGGCTACCTCGACCGCAACGGTCCCGGGATCCACCACCTCGCGTTCGCGACCGACGACGTCGGGAGTGCACTCGACCGCGCCGACGACCACGGGATCGAGGTGATCGACGAGGAGCCGCGGCCGGGCGCGTGGGGCCACGAGGTCGCCTTCCTGCATCCGCGCGACACCGGCGGCGTGCTCGTGGAGTTCGTCGAGCACTGA